Proteins from a single region of Rhinolophus sinicus isolate RSC01 linkage group LG13, ASM3656204v1, whole genome shotgun sequence:
- the LOC109456286 gene encoding small ribosomal subunit protein eS27 → MPLTKDLLHPSPKEEKRKHKKKCLVQGPSSYFMDVTCPECYKNTTVFSHVQTVVLCVGCSMVLCQPMGGKARLTEGCSFRRKQH, encoded by the coding sequence ATGCCTCTCACTAAGGATCTCCTTCATCCCTCTCCaaaagaggagaagaggaaacacaAGAAGAAGTGCCTGGTGCAGGGCCCCAGTTCCTACTTCATGGATGTGACATGCCCAGAATGCTATAAAAACACCACTGTCTTTAGCCATGTACAAACAGTAGTTTTGTGTGTTGGCTGCTCCATGGTCCTCTGTCAGCCTATGGGAGGCAAAGCAAGGCTCACAGAAGGATGCTCTTTCAGAAGGAAGCAGCACTAA